A DNA window from Vigna unguiculata cultivar IT97K-499-35 chromosome 10, ASM411807v1, whole genome shotgun sequence contains the following coding sequences:
- the LOC114165044 gene encoding exocyst complex component SEC15A-like, translating into MEVIRTKRRADVEIGDEGEDLVLATLVANGDDISPLVRHAFEMGRPMGLLRQLDFVVKKKEAEIEAMCKTHYEEFILAVDELRGVLVDAEELKSELQSDNFKLQQVGSTLLIKLEELFVSYTVKKNVTEAIKMSKNCMKVLELCVKCNNHISEGEFYPALKTVDLLEKTYIENIPAKALKRVIEKRIPSIKSHIEKKVCSQVNEWMVQIRSSCKIIGQTAIGRAASNRQRDEEMLERKRKSDGLNISGGEDRAYSLVVEEDEDSAMKFDLTPLYRACHIHSCLGILEQFHEYYYKNRLLQLNSDLEISSMQPFIEYYQTFLAQIAGYFIVEDRVLRTGNGLLEPDQVETMWETALAKITSMLEVHLPQMKSATHLLLVKDYVALLGSTLRQYGYDIGQLHDVLDNTRDKYHRLLLEECRNQIVDVLGSDTYEQMVIKKDSDYENHVLSYNLQTSEIMPAFPYVASFSSMVPDACRIVRAFIKGSVDYLSYGVRSGLFDVVRKYLDKFLIEVLNESLLDIINSSSISVSQAMQLAANITVLERACDFFLRHAAHQCCIPVRAAEKPQGSLTAKVLLKTSRDAAYIALLSLVNAKLDEYMNLIDGINWTTEETKTTGNEYMNEVIFYLDSLMSTAQQILPLDATYKVGTSTLEHISNTIVGAFLSDNLKRFNANAVMNINIDLKMLESFADDRFYSSGLCEVYPGGGFKGCLIEARQLINLLSSSQPENFMNPVIRERNYYALDYKRVAYICEKFKDSADGIFGSLSNKNTKQTAKKKSMEVLKKRLKDFN; encoded by the coding sequence ATGGAAGTAATaagaacaaaaagaagagctgaTGTAGAAATTGGTGATGAAGGAGAAGACTTGGTTCTGGCAACTCTTGTTGCCAATGGAGATGACATTAGTCCTCTTGTGAGGCATGCCTTCGAAATGGGGCGCCCCATGGGGCTCCTTCGCCAACTGGATTTTGTGGTGAAGAAAAAGGAAGCTGAAATTGAGGCAATGTGCAAGACACATTACGAGGAATTCATCCTTGCAGTTGATGAACTTCGTGGTGTGTTGGTTGATGCTGAAGAGCTCAAGAGTGAACTCCAAAGTGACAATTTCAAGTTGCAGCAGGTTGGCAGCACCCTTCTTATCAAGCTTGAGGAGCTTTTTGTGTCATATACAGTGAAGAAGAACGTGACAGAAGCTATAAAAATGTCGAAGAACTGTATGAAAGTGTTGGAGCTGTGTGTGAAGTGCAACAATCATATTTCTGAAGGGGAGTTTTACCCTGCGTTGAAAACTGTTGATTTGCTTGAGAAAACTTACATAGAGAACATTCCTGCCAAGGCCCTCAAAAGGGTGATAGAGAAGAGAATTCCTTCCATAAAATCACACATAGAGAAGAAAGTATGCAGCCAGGTTAATGAATGGATGGTGCAGATACGAAGTTCTTGTAAAATAATCGGGCAAACGGCAATTGGTCGTGCTGCATCGAATCGCCAGAGGGATGAGGAAATGCTGGAGAGGAAGAGAAAGTCTGACGGATTGAACATTTCAGGAGGTGAGGATCGAGCTTATAGTTTGGTggttgaagaagatgaagattcTGCCATGAAATTTGATCTCACACCCTTATATCGTGCTTGTCATATTCATAGTTGCCTTGGGATTCTAGAGCAGTTTCATGAATATTACTACAAGAATAGATTGTTACAACTGAATTCGGATTTGGAGATATCTTCAATGCAACCTTTTATCGAGTATTATCAGACATTTTTGGCTCAAATTGCTGGGTACTTCATAGTGGAGGATAGGGTCCTGAGGACAGGTAATGGACTCCTAGAACCTGATCAGGTTGAAACTATGTGGGAAACTGCTTTGGCAAAGATAACATCAATGTTAGAAGTGCACTTACCCCAGATGAAATCTGCCACACATCTTCTCCTGGTTAAGGATTATGTTGCACTTCTTGGTTCTACTCTTAGACAATACGGATATGACATTGGCCAACTCCATGATGTGCTTGACAACACCCGTGACAAATACCACAGGCTTCTTTTGGAAGAATGTAGGAACCAAATCGTTGATGTTCTTGGCAGTGACACATACGAgcagatggtgataaaaaaggATTCTGATTATGAGAACCATGTTCTGTCATATAATCTTCAAACATCAGAAATCATGCCTGCTTTTCCATATGTTGCATCATTCTCCTCCATGGTACCTGATGCTTGTCGCATTGTGAGAGCCTTCATCAAAGGCTCTGTTGATTACTTGTCCTATGGTGTACGCAGCGGTTTGTTTGATGTTGTGAGGAAGTATTTGGACAAGTTTTTGATTGAAGTGTTGAATGAATCTTTGCTTGACATCATCAACAGTTCAAGCATCAGTGTTTCTCAGGCCATGCAGCTTGCAGCAAACATAACTGTTCTTGAAAGAGCTTGTGATTTTTTCCTTCGTCATGCTGCTCACCAGTGCTGCATACCCGTTAGAGCAGCTGAGAAGCCTCAAGGTTCTTTGACTGCTAAGGTATTGCTGAAAACTTCAAGGGATGCAGCTTATATTGCTCTGCTGAGTTTGGTAAACGCAAAGTTAGATGAGTATATGAATCTTATAGATGGTATCAACTGGACTACAGAGGAGACAAAGACAACTGGTAATGAATACATGAATGAAGTGATATTTTACCTAGATTCACTAATGTCCACAGCACAACAAATTTTACCCTTGGATGCTACCTATAAGGTTGGAACCAGCACACTTGAGCATATTTCCAACACAATTGTGGGAGCATTTCTTAGTGATAATTTGAAAAGGTTTAATGCAAATGCAGTTATGAACATCAACATTGATCTTAAGATGTTGGAGAGTTTTGCAGATGACAGGTTTTATTCTTCTGGTTTGTGTGAAGTTTATCCAGGAGGTGGTTTCAAGGGCTGTCTGATAGAAGCACGACAGTTGATCAATCTTCTGTCAAGTAGCCAGCCAGAGAATTTCATGAATCCTGTGATAAGGGAGAGAAATTACTATGCTCTTGATTACAAAAGGGTAGCATACATTTGTGAAAAGTTCAAGGATTCTGCAGATGGAATCTTTGGAAGTCTTTCAAATAAGAACACAAAGCAAACTGCTAAGAAGAAATCAATGGAAGTTCTCAAAAAGAGACTAAAGGATTTCAATTGA
- the LOC114166216 gene encoding asparagine--tRNA ligase, cytoplasmic 2 isoform X1, producing the protein MSTTTTNQQTSLVPLHLESSHVPLLQYSDRVQIKTLLDRSETIVGQHVTVGGWVKSAKEVAKPAAPYSLSLSTTTNDPAGHGKGKDVSCVEILQSKIPLIRSILDVFGGSGYVQRKKRESVVTEPNHATVLPPKASVAYLLLTDGSCVSSLQVVVDSSIASPNRVMSTGTCLLVEGQLERASEGKHVIELKAEKVLHIGTVDFDKYPLSKKRIPLDTLRDYSHFRPRTTTVATVMRIRSALSFATHTFFNKHEFIDVQVPTITTIDSEGFSNMFKVTTLDQNQKAEKKEKLDTIYENEGVSLEHVKAAAKEKSNIVEHLQRTESNREALAAAVQDLKKTNDLASQLEAREKRKLGTSFKDDKVDFFPFQTYLTVSGRLHLESYACALGNVYSFGPRFLADKADSAKLAAEMWMVEVEMAFSHLKDSMNCANDLFKYLCNWVLEHCSEEMNFVAKRIDTTCVNRLQQIIAGSPKMLTYHEAIEILKKSSSQTEDKKYETNFESGFVLTSEHTSFLAEAIFKNPIIIYNYPKEAKPFYVRQNDDGTVAAFELVVPKLGTVISGSQNEERLNMISSRIDELGLGKEKYEWYLDLRINGTVMNSGFTLRFDLMVLFATGLANVRDVIPFPRSYGKANN; encoded by the exons AtgtcaacaacaacaacaaatcaGCAAACTTCCTTGGTTCCCCTGCACCTCGAGTCATCGCATGTTCCACTATTACAATATTCGGACCGAGTCCAAATCAAGACTTTGCTGGATCGATCCGAAACTATAGTGGGACAACACGTAACTGTCGGCGGATGGGTAAAATCTGCTAAGGAAGTTGCGAAGCCGGCTGCGCCATATTCGTTGTCGTTATCCACGACAACTAATGACCCAGCCGGACACGGTAAAGGCAAGGATGTGTCGTGTGTGGAGATTCTGCAATCGAAGATACCGTTGATAAGGAGCATATTAGATGTGTTCGGAGGAAGCGGTTACGTTCAGCGCAAGAAACGTGAGTCTGTTGTGACTGAGCCCAATCATGCAACGGTTTTGCCTCCAAAAGCTTCTGTTGCGTATTTGCTTCTCACGGATGGGTCATGCGTTTCAAGCCTCCAG GTTGTTGTGGATTCCTCTATAGCAAGCCCAAACAGGGTTATGAGTACTGGAACATGTCTATTAGTGGAAGGTCAACTAGAACGTGCATCAGAAGGGAAGCATGTTATTGAGCTTAAAGCTGAAAAAGTTCTTCACATTGGGACAGTTGATTTTGACAAATACCCATTATCAAAGAAACGAATTCCATTAGATACATTGAGAGATTACTCCCACTTTCGCCCTCGAACTACCACG GTGGCAACTGTGATGCGGATTCGTAGTGCTCTCTCTTTTGCAACCCACACATTTTTCAACAAACATGAATTTATTGATGTGCAAGTACCCACCATAACTACCATAGACTCAGAAGGATTCAGCAACATGTTCAAGGTTACCACACTGGATCAGAATCAGAAAgcagagaagaaggagaaactAGACACCATTTATGAGAATGAAGGTGTTAGTCTTGAACATGTGAAGGCTGCTGCAAAAGAGAAAAGCAACATAGTTGAGCATTTGCAGAGAACTGAGAGCAATAGAGAAGCACTGGCTGCTGCAGTTCAGGAtctgaagaaaacaaatgacCTGGCATCACAGTTGGAAgcaagagaaaagagaaagttaGGAACATCTTTTAAGGATGATAAAGTGGACTTTTTCCCTTTCCAAACTTATTTGACTGTCTCTGGTCGCTTGCATCTGGAGAGTTATGCTTGTGCTCTTGGAAATGTCTACTCTTTTGGACCTAGATTTCTTGCAGATAAAGCTGATTCTGCTAAACTTGCTGCAGAAATGTGGATGGTTGAGGTGGAAATGGCTTTTTCTCACTTAAAG GATTCCATGAACTGTGCAAATGACCTTTTCAAGTACCTCTGCAACTGGGTTCTTGAACATTGCTCCGAAGAAATGAACTTTGTTGCAAAAAGAATTGACACAACCTGTGTCAATCGTCTTCAGCAGATTATAGCAGGTTCTCCTAAAATGTTGACCTACCATGAAGCTATAGAAATTCTTAAAAAG TCATCTTCTCAGACTGAAGATAAGAAATATGAAACAAACTTTGAATCAGGTTTTGTACTCACTTCAGAGCATACAAG CTTTCTGGCCGAAGCCATCTTCAAGAATCCGATTATAATATACAATTATCCAAAAGAGGCTAAGCCATTTTACGTTCGCCAGAATGATGATGGAACTGTTGCTGCATTTGAGTTGGTTGTCCCAAAG CTTGGAACAGTAATTTCTGGTAGCCAAAACGAGGAACGTCTTAACATGATAAGCTCCAG GATTGATGAATTAGGGTTGGGAAAAGAGAAGTATGAATGGTACCTAGACCTTCGTATAAATGGAACAGTGATGAACTCTGGGTTCACCCTAAGGTTTGATCTTATGGTTCTCTTTGCAACTGGGCTTGCAAATGTTAGGGACGTTATCCCTTTTCCAAGAAGCTATGGAAAAGCCAACAACTAA
- the LOC114166216 gene encoding asparagine--tRNA ligase, cytoplasmic 2 isoform X2 produces MSTTTTNQQTSLVPLHLESSHVPLLQYSDRVQIKTLLDRSETIVGQHVTVGGWVKSAKEVAKPAAPYSLSLSTTTNDPAGHGKGKDVSCVEILQSKIPLIRSILDVFGGSGYVQRKKRESVVTEPNHATVLPPKASVAYLLLTDGSCVSSLQVVVDSSIASPNRVMSTGTCLLVEGQLERASEGKHVIELKAEKVLHIGTVDFDKYPLSKKRIPLDTLRDYSHFRPRTTTVATVMRIRSALSFATHTFFNKHEFIDVQVPTITTIDSEGFSNMFKVTTLDQNQKAEKKEKLDTIYENEGVSLEHVKAAAKEKSNIVEHLQRTESNREALAAAVQDLKKTNDLASQLEAREKRKLGTSFKDDKVDFFPFQTYLTVSGRLHLESYACALGNVYSFGPRFLADKADSAKLAAEMWMVEVEMAFSHLKDSMNCANDLFKYLCNWVLEHCSEEMNFVAKRIDTTCVNRLQQIIAGSPKMLTYHEAIEILKKTEDKKYETNFESGFVLTSEHTSFLAEAIFKNPIIIYNYPKEAKPFYVRQNDDGTVAAFELVVPKLGTVISGSQNEERLNMISSRIDELGLGKEKYEWYLDLRINGTVMNSGFTLRFDLMVLFATGLANVRDVIPFPRSYGKANN; encoded by the exons AtgtcaacaacaacaacaaatcaGCAAACTTCCTTGGTTCCCCTGCACCTCGAGTCATCGCATGTTCCACTATTACAATATTCGGACCGAGTCCAAATCAAGACTTTGCTGGATCGATCCGAAACTATAGTGGGACAACACGTAACTGTCGGCGGATGGGTAAAATCTGCTAAGGAAGTTGCGAAGCCGGCTGCGCCATATTCGTTGTCGTTATCCACGACAACTAATGACCCAGCCGGACACGGTAAAGGCAAGGATGTGTCGTGTGTGGAGATTCTGCAATCGAAGATACCGTTGATAAGGAGCATATTAGATGTGTTCGGAGGAAGCGGTTACGTTCAGCGCAAGAAACGTGAGTCTGTTGTGACTGAGCCCAATCATGCAACGGTTTTGCCTCCAAAAGCTTCTGTTGCGTATTTGCTTCTCACGGATGGGTCATGCGTTTCAAGCCTCCAG GTTGTTGTGGATTCCTCTATAGCAAGCCCAAACAGGGTTATGAGTACTGGAACATGTCTATTAGTGGAAGGTCAACTAGAACGTGCATCAGAAGGGAAGCATGTTATTGAGCTTAAAGCTGAAAAAGTTCTTCACATTGGGACAGTTGATTTTGACAAATACCCATTATCAAAGAAACGAATTCCATTAGATACATTGAGAGATTACTCCCACTTTCGCCCTCGAACTACCACG GTGGCAACTGTGATGCGGATTCGTAGTGCTCTCTCTTTTGCAACCCACACATTTTTCAACAAACATGAATTTATTGATGTGCAAGTACCCACCATAACTACCATAGACTCAGAAGGATTCAGCAACATGTTCAAGGTTACCACACTGGATCAGAATCAGAAAgcagagaagaaggagaaactAGACACCATTTATGAGAATGAAGGTGTTAGTCTTGAACATGTGAAGGCTGCTGCAAAAGAGAAAAGCAACATAGTTGAGCATTTGCAGAGAACTGAGAGCAATAGAGAAGCACTGGCTGCTGCAGTTCAGGAtctgaagaaaacaaatgacCTGGCATCACAGTTGGAAgcaagagaaaagagaaagttaGGAACATCTTTTAAGGATGATAAAGTGGACTTTTTCCCTTTCCAAACTTATTTGACTGTCTCTGGTCGCTTGCATCTGGAGAGTTATGCTTGTGCTCTTGGAAATGTCTACTCTTTTGGACCTAGATTTCTTGCAGATAAAGCTGATTCTGCTAAACTTGCTGCAGAAATGTGGATGGTTGAGGTGGAAATGGCTTTTTCTCACTTAAAG GATTCCATGAACTGTGCAAATGACCTTTTCAAGTACCTCTGCAACTGGGTTCTTGAACATTGCTCCGAAGAAATGAACTTTGTTGCAAAAAGAATTGACACAACCTGTGTCAATCGTCTTCAGCAGATTATAGCAGGTTCTCCTAAAATGTTGACCTACCATGAAGCTATAGAAATTCTTAAAAAG ACTGAAGATAAGAAATATGAAACAAACTTTGAATCAGGTTTTGTACTCACTTCAGAGCATACAAG CTTTCTGGCCGAAGCCATCTTCAAGAATCCGATTATAATATACAATTATCCAAAAGAGGCTAAGCCATTTTACGTTCGCCAGAATGATGATGGAACTGTTGCTGCATTTGAGTTGGTTGTCCCAAAG CTTGGAACAGTAATTTCTGGTAGCCAAAACGAGGAACGTCTTAACATGATAAGCTCCAG GATTGATGAATTAGGGTTGGGAAAAGAGAAGTATGAATGGTACCTAGACCTTCGTATAAATGGAACAGTGATGAACTCTGGGTTCACCCTAAGGTTTGATCTTATGGTTCTCTTTGCAACTGGGCTTGCAAATGTTAGGGACGTTATCCCTTTTCCAAGAAGCTATGGAAAAGCCAACAACTAA